The following coding sequences lie in one Girardinichthys multiradiatus isolate DD_20200921_A chromosome 13, DD_fGirMul_XY1, whole genome shotgun sequence genomic window:
- the LOC124879995 gene encoding zinc finger protein hangover-like yields the protein MGFAPVVDLREFQLEGHIVVVPADPPLRLLPNLNDFLNLLAVLLRPFEGRVERNDDERNDDERNDDERNDDERNVGDDDDEEDSDDEEVEFEDVSSLSAFGESLEVSSEVSGYDTVSSEEEEVDEDEDDLPPQCRFAQTIPLHFRLPWNHDLQEEPLDRPDEESVSEDEGEVSVDDVSEESDVSSFSAFGELLEVSSEVSGYDTVSSEEEEVDEDEDDLPPQCRFVQTIPPHFRLPWNHDLQEEPLECQEENSLRGTSPHYQESVELDPAPSTSGPCVSRKRTREGCAEEELPAKRISR from the exons ATGGGTTTTGCACCGGTGGTGGACCTGCGGGAGTTTCAGCTGGAAG gTCACATCGTGGTGGTTCCAGCTGATCCACCCTTGAGACTGCTCCCAAACCTAAACGATTTCCTTAATCTTTTAGCTGTTCTGCTCAGGCCTTTTGAAGGTAGGGTTGAGAGAAATGATGATGAGAGAAATGATGATGAGAGAAATGATGATGAGAGAAATGATGATGAGAGAAACgttggtgatgatgatgatgaggaggataGTGATGATGAGGAGGTTGAGTTTGAAGATGTTAGTTCTCTTTCGGCATTTGGTGAGTCTCTTGAGGTATCTAGCGAGGTTTCTGGGTATGACACCGTGAGCTCTGAGGAAGAAGAGGTTGATGAAGATGAGGACGACCTTCCACCACAATGTCGCTTTGCCCAGACGATTCCTCTACACTTCAGACTCCCATGGAACCATGACCTGCAGGAAGAGCCTCTGGACCGTCCAGATGAGGAGTCCGTTTCAGAAGATGAAGGAGAGGTCAGTGTTGATGACGTGTCAGAGGAGTCAGATGTTAGTTCTTTTTCGGCATTTGGTGAGTTGCTTGAGGTATCTAGCGAGGTTTCTGGGTATGACACAGTGAGCTCTGAGGAAGAAGAGGTTGATGAAGATGAGGACGACCTTCCACCACAGTGTCGCTTTGTCCAGACGATTCCTCCACACTTCAGACTCCCATGGAACCATGACCTCCAGGAAGAGCCCTTAGAGTGTCAAGAAGAGAACTCACTTCGAGGGACCTCCCCACATTACCAGGAAAGTGTTGAACTGGACCCGGCTCCCTCAACATCTGGCCCCTGCGTCTCCAGAAAGAGGACAAGGGAGGGATGTGCTGAAGAGGAACTCCCTGCCAAGAGGATTAGTCGTTAG